One genomic window of Sodaliphilus pleomorphus includes the following:
- a CDS encoding DNA-3-methyladenine glycosylase I, giving the protein MTACNHTTPSPTRCPWCAGNEAYYAYHDTEWGTPVHDDRLHFEMLVLESMSCGLSWLLVLKKREIMRACFDNFEPAKVAAYTAARVERIMATPGMIKSQRKIEAVIHNARVFLDIASEWGSFDRYMWSFTQGKTFVYRSHRDEGLVETRNDLSDRMARDLKKRGFKYMGSVILYSHLQGIGVINDHHPSCFRYRQLLGPDTVVV; this is encoded by the coding sequence ATGACTGCCTGCAACCACACTACACCGTCACCGACGCGCTGCCCCTGGTGCGCCGGCAATGAAGCCTACTATGCCTACCACGACACCGAGTGGGGCACTCCCGTGCACGACGACCGGCTGCACTTCGAGATGCTTGTGCTCGAGTCGATGTCGTGTGGGCTCTCGTGGCTGCTTGTGTTGAAAAAACGCGAAATCATGCGGGCCTGCTTCGACAACTTTGAGCCTGCCAAGGTGGCTGCCTATACCGCTGCCCGTGTTGAGCGCATCATGGCCACACCGGGCATGATCAAGTCGCAGCGCAAGATCGAGGCGGTGATTCACAATGCCAGGGTGTTTCTCGACATTGCGAGCGAGTGGGGCTCATTCGACCGCTACATGTGGAGCTTCACCCAGGGCAAGACGTTTGTTTACCGCAGCCACCGCGACGAGGGCCTGGTTGAAACCCGCAACGACCTGAGCGACCGCATGGCCCGCGACCTGAAGAAGAGAGGCTTCAAGTATATGGGCTCGGTGATCCTTTATTCGCACCTGCAAGGCATAGGGGTCATCAACGACCATCACCCCTCGTGCTTCCGCTACCGGCAGCTTTTGGGCCCCGACACCGTGGTGGTGTGA
- a CDS encoding AAA family ATPase, with protein sequence MIISVIAQSSREQGRESGAAGDTGGTGATAASPVGRQPADVYTMALEQTKLAVMRITPEQFQRIGSVVRRGKALCNELSADQGLKDAVYSEARDSQEIPDDKRDGNFKSVLEMMIVKDLLRCLARMGHPVEKLTTSMQPVEFDYTQPEAQALYAVLSLLLRKNNSFDALREEIFSANDLASPDPYTPEIRKTVEQSLPVYMQATVGVTVDGVDDFGLVLLLWHFDRASYLPQVRQLYLDFCQVIASVDASVDTDEKAIIKELHEAIASKSLPCLPGEEPQPAAQPSGGATAADSAPDPMQQLDSLVGLKQVKSQLKSLTDFLAVNKQRHKSGLKVAPVSYHCVFTGNPGTGKTTVARILACIYKQLGILEKGQLVETDRSGLVAEYVGQTAVKTNKIIDKALGGVLFIDEAYTLAQGGDNDYGREAIATLLKRMEDDRDRLVVVLAGYPGEIEHFIDSNPGLRSRFNRYVRFEDYTEGELYQIFVQQARNFDYRLSPDAETALHELLVRALDRRTKDFGNARYVRNLFEKVIENQAVRLSHCSHIDAPDLALITARDFQVEE encoded by the coding sequence TTGATAATAAGCGTAATTGCCCAGTCAAGTCGCGAGCAAGGTCGCGAGAGCGGCGCTGCTGGCGATACTGGCGGCACTGGCGCTACTGCGGCCAGTCCTGTAGGTCGACAACCTGCCGACGTCTATACAATGGCTTTGGAGCAAACCAAGCTGGCTGTGATGCGCATCACGCCTGAGCAGTTCCAGCGCATTGGGAGTGTTGTGCGGCGTGGAAAAGCCTTGTGCAATGAGTTGAGCGCCGATCAAGGGCTGAAAGATGCTGTGTACAGCGAGGCCCGCGACAGCCAGGAAATTCCCGATGACAAGCGTGATGGCAATTTTAAGTCGGTGCTGGAAATGATGATTGTGAAAGACTTGTTGCGCTGCTTAGCGCGCATGGGACACCCTGTCGAGAAGCTCACCACGTCGATGCAGCCCGTTGAGTTCGACTACACCCAGCCTGAGGCTCAGGCGCTCTATGCCGTGTTGAGCTTGCTGTTGAGAAAGAACAACTCGTTTGACGCCTTGCGTGAGGAGATATTTTCGGCCAACGACCTCGCGTCGCCAGACCCCTATACCCCCGAGATACGCAAAACTGTCGAGCAGTCGTTGCCGGTCTACATGCAGGCAACGGTGGGAGTCACAGTCGACGGCGTCGACGATTTCGGGCTGGTGCTGCTGCTGTGGCACTTCGACCGTGCCAGCTACCTGCCGCAGGTGCGCCAGCTTTACCTCGACTTTTGCCAAGTCATTGCCTCGGTCGACGCCTCGGTCGACACCGACGAGAAAGCCATAATCAAGGAGCTGCACGAGGCCATAGCCAGCAAGTCGCTGCCCTGCTTGCCCGGCGAGGAGCCGCAGCCGGCTGCTCAACCCTCGGGCGGCGCAACTGCGGCCGATTCTGCCCCCGACCCCATGCAGCAGCTTGACAGCCTGGTGGGGCTCAAGCAGGTGAAATCGCAGCTCAAGTCGCTCACCGATTTCCTGGCTGTGAACAAGCAACGCCACAAGTCGGGGCTCAAGGTGGCTCCAGTGTCCTATCACTGTGTGTTCACGGGCAATCCAGGCACGGGCAAGACCACCGTGGCCCGCATCCTGGCCTGCATCTACAAGCAGCTGGGCATCCTCGAGAAAGGGCAGCTTGTGGAGACCGACCGCTCGGGGCTGGTGGCCGAGTATGTGGGACAGACTGCCGTGAAAACCAACAAAATCATCGACAAGGCGCTGGGAGGAGTGCTCTTTATCGACGAGGCCTACACGCTGGCGCAAGGGGGCGACAACGACTACGGCCGCGAGGCCATTGCCACGCTGCTCAAGCGCATGGAGGACGACCGCGACAGGCTGGTTGTGGTGCTGGCGGGCTACCCCGGCGAGATAGAGCACTTCATCGACTCCAACCCTGGCTTGCGCTCGCGCTTCAACCGCTACGTGAGGTTTGAGGACTACACCGAGGGCGAGCTGTACCAAATCTTTGTGCAGCAGGCTCGCAACTTCGACTACCGGCTGAGCCCCGATGCCGAGACTGCCCTGCACGAGCTGCTGGTGCGGGCGCTTGACAGACGCACCAAGGACTTCGGCAACGCCCGATATGTGCGCAATCTGTTTGAAAAAGTGATTGAAAACCAGGCGGTGCGGCTCTCGCATTGTAGCCACATCGATGCCCCCGACCTTGCCTTGATCACTGCCCGTGATTTCCAGGTCGAGGAGTGA
- a CDS encoding dockerin type I repeat-containing protein: MKKAIFTIAVSSMLAIAAWAQNQPYITRVYDFQPAPGQFVNTMPQYKAGEPRDSVVARASKALCGYWDIDDGDTLGMVYKPGMVSLGSYGGYVVFGFDHPVVNVAGDYDFQVFGNAFQGSSTALQGGSSEPGIVMVSCDVNHNGVPDDPWYELAGSDYYNAKTQHGYSITYYRPASEQGTYDGSVWHSYIKWTSNDVNPDSTSGYVEKNTFHAQSYWPMWVAGDTLSFSGTKLAGNAIDQSGQGSMWVQLFMDWGYVDNRPDYDPYSGNAYAEGQNRGFKIDWAVDAGGHPVVLDYIDYVKVYCGTLQSCGWIGETSTEVAGAVDFHPQAVAHPLEGDANADGRVDVSDVTTVINLILGQAVDGYNPVQADVNGDAKLDVSDITSVNNIILLH; the protein is encoded by the coding sequence ATGAAGAAAGCAATATTTACAATTGCGGTGAGCTCGATGCTGGCAATAGCTGCCTGGGCTCAGAACCAACCTTATATCACCCGAGTCTACGACTTCCAGCCTGCACCGGGTCAGTTTGTCAACACGATGCCCCAATACAAGGCAGGCGAGCCCCGCGACAGTGTCGTGGCGCGCGCCTCCAAGGCCCTGTGTGGCTATTGGGACATCGACGACGGCGACACCCTTGGCATGGTCTACAAGCCTGGCATGGTGAGCCTGGGCTCCTATGGCGGCTATGTGGTGTTCGGGTTCGACCATCCTGTGGTGAATGTGGCCGGCGACTACGATTTCCAGGTCTTCGGCAATGCGTTTCAGGGCAGTTCGACGGCTTTACAGGGCGGCAGCAGCGAGCCTGGCATTGTGATGGTGAGCTGCGACGTGAACCACAACGGCGTGCCCGACGACCCGTGGTATGAGTTGGCGGGCAGCGACTACTACAACGCCAAGACCCAGCATGGCTACAGCATCACCTATTATCGCCCAGCAAGTGAGCAGGGCACCTACGACGGCTCTGTGTGGCACTCCTACATCAAGTGGACCAGCAACGACGTGAACCCCGACAGCACATCGGGCTATGTCGAGAAAAACACCTTTCATGCCCAAAGCTACTGGCCCATGTGGGTGGCTGGCGACACGCTTTCGTTTTCAGGCACCAAGCTCGCTGGCAACGCCATCGACCAAAGTGGCCAGGGATCTATGTGGGTGCAGCTTTTCATGGACTGGGGCTATGTCGACAACCGCCCCGACTATGACCCCTACAGCGGCAACGCCTATGCCGAGGGGCAGAATCGCGGGTTCAAGATCGATTGGGCTGTAGATGCCGGCGGGCACCCTGTGGTGCTCGACTACATCGACTATGTGAAGGTGTATTGCGGCACGCTTCAAAGCTGCGGCTGGATAGGGGAGACCTCGACCGAGGTGGCAGGTGCCGTCGATTTTCATCCCCAGGCCGTTGCTCACCCGCTGGAGGGCGATGCCAATGCCGACGGCCGCGTCGACGTGAGCGACGTGACCACGGTCATCAACTTGATACTGGGCCAGGCAGTCGACGGTTACAATCCCGTGCAGGCCGATGTGAACGGCGATGCCAAGCTCGATGTGAGCGACATCACTTCGGTCAACAATATCATCTTGTTGCATTAG
- a CDS encoding DUF5074 domain-containing protein, whose translation MRNNTLFFHITVLLIALLLVSCRHDEPILLPEVVPTTQPEYTNITGFYLLNEGNMGSNKATLDYMDYGEGKYHRNIFARANPSQVKEMGDVGNDLGIYGNKLWCVINCSNKIDVLDKNTAVKVGQVDVPNCRFIKFNGGYAYVTSYAGPVTIDPNYKQRGYVAKIDTATLQVVDTCVVGFQPDGLDIVNGKIYVANSGGYMVPNYENTLSVIDLASFKQEKRLPVAINLNLVMSDHHGVLWISSRGDYYSVPSKLYAYDTRKQQLVDSLDVRVGNMWLDGDSLYIVASEWSYVTMSNTPSYTIVDVATHQVVTRNFITDGTDKSIKMPYGIAVNALTKDIYVTDARDYVTPGRLYCFGRDGVKKWDVRTGDIPAHFAFLGENINEQ comes from the coding sequence ATGCGTAACAATACACTATTTTTCCACATCACGGTTTTGCTCATCGCGTTGCTGCTCGTCTCGTGCCGCCACGACGAGCCCATATTGCTGCCCGAGGTGGTGCCCACCACGCAGCCCGAGTACACGAACATAACCGGCTTCTACCTGCTCAACGAGGGCAACATGGGCAGCAATAAGGCCACGCTCGACTACATGGACTACGGCGAGGGCAAGTATCATCGCAACATCTTTGCCAGGGCCAATCCCTCGCAGGTGAAGGAAATGGGCGACGTGGGCAACGATCTGGGCATATATGGCAACAAACTGTGGTGCGTGATCAACTGCTCCAACAAAATCGACGTGCTCGACAAGAACACGGCAGTCAAGGTGGGACAGGTCGATGTGCCCAACTGCCGCTTCATCAAGTTTAACGGCGGCTATGCCTACGTCACCAGCTATGCCGGCCCGGTCACCATCGACCCCAACTACAAGCAGCGCGGCTATGTGGCCAAGATTGACACGGCTACCCTGCAGGTCGTCGACACTTGCGTCGTGGGCTTCCAGCCCGACGGCCTCGACATTGTGAACGGCAAGATCTATGTGGCCAACTCGGGCGGCTACATGGTGCCCAACTACGAGAACACGCTGTCGGTAATCGACCTGGCCTCTTTCAAGCAAGAAAAACGCCTGCCCGTGGCCATCAACCTCAACCTCGTGATGAGCGACCACCACGGTGTGCTCTGGATAAGTTCGCGCGGCGACTACTACTCGGTGCCGAGCAAGCTCTATGCCTATGACACGCGCAAGCAGCAGCTCGTCGACTCGCTCGACGTGCGTGTGGGCAACATGTGGCTCGACGGCGACTCGCTCTATATCGTTGCCAGCGAGTGGAGCTATGTGACGATGAGCAACACGCCCAGCTATACCATTGTCGACGTGGCCACCCACCAGGTGGTGACCCGCAACTTTATCACCGACGGCACCGACAAAAGTATCAAGATGCCCTATGGTATTGCCGTGAATGCGCTCACCAAGGATATCTATGTGACCGATGCCCGCGACTACGTCACCCCAGGACGCCTCTACTGCTTCGGGCGCGACGGCGTGAAGAAGTGGGACGTGCGCACCGGCGACATCCCCGCCCATTTTGCCTTCCTGGGAGAAAATATCAACGAACAATAA
- a CDS encoding TonB-dependent receptor, producing MLKKILLFTSLLCSCCLASMAQVKTESRHVSLDSMQHLSDVTVYAQRPYQEVIPAQTLNGRRLERLGSNSVADALRYFAGVQLKDYGGVGGVKTVDIRSMGTNHMGVFYDGIQLGNAQNGQIDLGKFSLDNIESITLYNGQKSEIFQPARDFGSAGTIYIKTKRPHFAAGKRYNIDVTMRTGSFGLANPSVRWEQQLGPRLSAAFNAEYTYATGQYHFTLRKKYSDGLLAWDTTAVRKNGDVRALRLEGGLFGLIGQGKWNAKAYYYDSERGIPGAIVNNVWKNSQRQWDKNFFVQGSWQKKFSSFYEVMVNAKYARDWMRYLNPDTTLMYINNKFTQHEIYVSMASKFTPVDNWDIDLSVDYQCNTLQASLVNFARPTRNSVLTALATAYTLGRLKAEASLLYTMANDRYSARNNGETVKHYSKYLNKFTPAVFVCYQPWEEPDLQVRAYYKRIFRMPTFNDLYYTDIGNASLKPEYASQLNLGLVWQRLRQQGLWRGVKLSVDGYYNWVTDKIIAVPKGTGQYRWMMMNIGKVRIRGIDVTAMVQAAPVPDVLLDANLTYTYQKAQDYTDPADYGDGGTYKGQIAYIPWHSGSATVHAGWRNLDVNYSFIYTGERYHNSSNIAANHEQPWYTSDLSASYSWRWLGAHIKLTAECNNLFNQQYEVILNYPMPGRNYKFTLKLNF from the coding sequence ATGTTGAAAAAAATCTTATTATTTACAAGCCTGCTGTGCAGCTGCTGCCTTGCCTCGATGGCTCAAGTCAAAACCGAGTCCCGCCACGTGAGCCTCGACTCGATGCAGCACTTGAGCGATGTCACCGTGTATGCCCAGCGGCCCTATCAGGAGGTGATACCGGCCCAAACACTCAACGGCCGCCGCCTTGAGCGGCTGGGCAGCAACAGCGTGGCCGATGCCTTGCGCTACTTTGCCGGCGTGCAGCTCAAGGACTACGGCGGCGTGGGCGGTGTGAAGACCGTCGACATTCGCTCGATGGGCACCAATCACATGGGGGTGTTCTACGACGGCATTCAGCTGGGCAATGCCCAAAACGGGCAAATCGACCTGGGCAAGTTCTCGCTCGACAACATCGAGTCGATCACGCTCTACAACGGCCAGAAGAGCGAGATCTTCCAGCCGGCACGCGACTTCGGGTCGGCCGGCACTATCTATATCAAGACCAAGCGCCCCCACTTTGCCGCCGGCAAGCGCTACAACATCGATGTCACCATGCGCACCGGCTCCTTCGGCCTGGCCAATCCCAGCGTGCGCTGGGAGCAGCAGCTGGGGCCGCGGCTCAGTGCCGCATTCAACGCCGAGTACACCTATGCCACCGGGCAGTATCACTTCACCCTGCGTAAGAAGTACAGCGACGGCTTGCTGGCCTGGGACACCACCGCGGTGCGCAAAAACGGCGACGTGCGTGCCTTGCGCCTCGAGGGCGGCCTCTTCGGTCTCATCGGGCAGGGCAAGTGGAACGCCAAGGCCTACTACTACGACAGCGAGCGTGGCATACCAGGCGCCATCGTCAACAACGTGTGGAAAAACAGCCAGCGCCAGTGGGACAAGAATTTCTTTGTGCAGGGCTCGTGGCAGAAGAAGTTCAGCTCCTTCTACGAAGTCATGGTCAATGCGAAGTATGCCCGCGACTGGATGCGCTACCTCAACCCCGACACCACGTTGATGTATATCAACAACAAGTTTACCCAGCACGAGATTTATGTTTCGATGGCAAGCAAGTTCACCCCTGTCGACAACTGGGATATCGATCTCTCGGTCGATTACCAGTGCAACACGCTGCAGGCCTCGCTGGTCAACTTTGCACGGCCCACACGCAACAGTGTGCTCACTGCGCTGGCCACGGCCTACACCCTGGGGCGGCTCAAGGCCGAGGCCTCGCTGCTCTACACCATGGCCAACGACCGCTACAGCGCCCGCAACAACGGGGAGACCGTGAAGCACTACAGCAAGTATCTCAACAAGTTCACCCCGGCTGTGTTTGTGTGCTACCAGCCTTGGGAGGAGCCCGACCTGCAGGTGCGGGCCTACTACAAGCGCATCTTCCGTATGCCCACGTTCAACGACCTGTATTACACCGACATTGGCAATGCCAGCCTCAAGCCCGAGTATGCCAGCCAGCTCAACTTGGGCCTCGTGTGGCAGCGCTTGCGCCAGCAGGGCCTGTGGCGTGGCGTGAAGCTCTCGGTCGACGGCTACTACAACTGGGTGACCGACAAGATTATCGCCGTGCCTAAGGGCACAGGGCAATACCGCTGGATGATGATGAACATAGGCAAGGTGCGCATACGCGGCATCGATGTCACCGCCATGGTGCAGGCTGCCCCGGTGCCCGACGTGCTGCTCGACGCCAACCTCACCTATACCTACCAGAAGGCACAAGACTATACCGATCCTGCCGACTATGGCGACGGCGGCACCTACAAGGGCCAAATCGCCTACATCCCCTGGCACAGCGGATCGGCCACCGTGCATGCCGGCTGGCGAAACCTCGATGTGAACTACAGCTTCATCTACACTGGCGAGCGCTACCACAACAGCAGCAACATTGCCGCCAATCACGAGCAACCGTGGTACACCAGCGACTTGAGCGCGAGCTACAGCTGGCGCTGGCTGGGCGCCCACATCAAGCTCACTGCCGAGTGCAACAACCTCTTCAACCAGCAATATGAGGTGATACTCAACTATCCCATGCCAGGGCGCAACTATAAATTCACTCTTAAATTGAATTTTTGA
- a CDS encoding DUF5074 domain-containing protein, whose translation MKKIFTLIIAATLAAGTVAAASYTGGIFLLNEDWFGHNASSVNFYSYDGDSIVYRAYQAANPGSTLGNTAEYAAIDGDNIYFCSKQNYGSTGGRLVVADAKTLEKKASIDAIGDADTRAFLAVSDTKAYISTSAGVYTYDKSTNTVGPAIAGITGEVGNMVLVGDKVLAASNGKISVIDAVADILVKTVAVSSLTTVFAVGGQAYAAANSSTWGAPGSSSTEHFLKLDATTCEPTDTLAVAMATQNTWFAWKNSNPAIDEQHQVLYYSPYEGCNFISKYDLASGTFTQQFITFDGSQQMYGNVVAFDPASGYIVAETFEGYSSQNYYLNIYKSDGTKLKSIKLKDNYWFPSMVLFSPREQVSTGVASTTAAGQVASVKYFNLQGMASDEPFDGINIKVITYTDGTKQSLKMVK comes from the coding sequence ATGAAGAAAATCTTTACATTGATCATCGCTGCCACCCTGGCCGCAGGCACTGTGGCAGCTGCCAGCTACACAGGCGGCATCTTCCTGCTCAACGAGGACTGGTTTGGACACAATGCCAGCTCGGTCAACTTCTACAGCTACGATGGCGACTCAATTGTGTATCGCGCCTACCAGGCTGCCAATCCTGGCTCGACACTGGGCAACACGGCCGAGTATGCCGCCATTGATGGCGACAACATCTACTTCTGCTCCAAGCAGAATTACGGCAGCACGGGCGGCCGGCTGGTGGTGGCCGATGCCAAGACCCTGGAGAAAAAAGCCTCGATCGACGCCATAGGCGACGCCGACACTCGTGCCTTCCTCGCAGTGAGCGACACCAAGGCCTACATCAGTACCAGCGCCGGTGTGTACACCTACGACAAGTCGACCAACACGGTGGGCCCGGCCATTGCCGGCATCACTGGCGAGGTGGGCAACATGGTGCTCGTGGGCGACAAGGTGCTTGCCGCAAGCAATGGCAAGATCAGTGTGATCGACGCCGTTGCCGATATCCTTGTCAAGACTGTGGCCGTGAGCAGCCTCACCACAGTGTTCGCGGTAGGCGGCCAGGCCTATGCTGCTGCCAACAGCTCTACTTGGGGTGCTCCCGGCTCGTCGAGCACCGAGCATTTTCTCAAGCTCGATGCCACAACCTGTGAGCCAACCGACACGCTTGCCGTGGCCATGGCTACACAAAACACATGGTTTGCATGGAAAAACAGCAACCCGGCCATCGACGAGCAGCATCAGGTGCTCTATTACTCACCCTATGAGGGCTGCAACTTCATCAGCAAGTACGACCTTGCCAGCGGCACGTTCACACAGCAGTTCATCACCTTCGACGGCAGCCAGCAGATGTATGGCAACGTGGTGGCCTTTGATCCCGCCAGTGGCTACATTGTGGCCGAGACCTTTGAAGGCTACAGCTCGCAAAACTACTATCTGAATATTTACAAGAGCGATGGCACCAAGCTCAAGAGCATCAAGCTCAAAGACAACTACTGGTTCCCGTCGATGGTGCTCTTCTCGCCCAGGGAGCAGGTGTCGACGGGTGTCGCAAGCACCACGGCAGCAGGCCAGGTGGCCAGTGTGAAATACTTCAACTTGCAAGGCATGGCCAGCGACGAGCCATTTGACGGCATCAATATCAAGGTCATCACCTACACCGACGGCACAAAGCAATCGCTCAAGATGGTGAAGTAG